The genomic window CGTCGCCGGCAGTTCGGTGTTGGCCCCCGGCTGGGAGTGATCGACGAAGCCGACGCAGTCGTAGCCCTCGATGGCGGTGTTCTCGACCGACTGCAGGGAGATATCGAGCATGTTGACGAGGGCCCGGTTCTGCTGATGGGAGATCTCGCCGCCGTAGGCGATCGTCACCTCCTCGACGTCGTGGTCGGTCGCGATCGCCTCGAGGGCCAGGGCGCTGGCCAGACAGTCCGGATCGGGGTTGTCGTGGCAGACGATCGCCAGCGACCCCACCGTCTCGAGGACGGCCACGAGTTCGTCTGCACGGGACATACCCGGTGTACGACGACGAGACGTTTGAATCCCGCGTCGCGTCTCACGAATAGTATCGACGGTCGGCGGTCCCGGCTCCCGTCGCGCGGTTCGCTCGAGGGCGCGCCGGCCGTCGGGATCGAAATCGGACGGCCGGTCTCGCGGCGACGAATCGACTTATATCGGAAGTAGAACATCATCGGGTACGTTCTCGATCGGAGGTAACGCGGCTGTACCCCTGCAGTGGGGTTCCCACCTCGGAGAAACGCGCCTCTCGGTTCAATAATCGAACGAATCGATACTCGAGTGTCACGTCATGACCTCGAACACCGATTCCCGACGACGATTCCTGCAGACGACCGGTGCGGCGACCGCGCTGGCGATCGCCGGTTGTCTCGGCGGGACGTCAGACGACGGCGACGGGGCCGCACAGGACACCGATGCCGAGACGGGCGACGACGCGGACCTGTCGACAGCTGAGTCCGTCGACGTCGATCGGGTCGCTCGCGATCCGACCGACGTTCCCGATCCGGTCGACTGGAACGAACCTCGCGAGCACGACGTCACGATTCGAACCGAACGGGTGACCGCCGAGATCGAACCGGGAGTCACGTTCGACTACATGACCTTCGAGGGGCGGGTTCCCGGCCCAATGATTCGGGTCCGCCGCGGCGACCGCGTCACCCTCACCTTCGAGGTTCCCGGCGACCTGAACGTGACGAACCACAACATGGACTTCCACGCGGTCTACGGCCCGGGCGGCGGTGCCGACGCGACGACGATCAGCCCCGACGACGGTCCCGCGCAGATCAGCTTCAGGGCCGAGTACCCGGGCGTGTTCATCTACCACTGTGCGATCCCGAACATGGACCAACACATCAGCGCCGGGATGTTCGGCTCGATCCTCGTCGAACCCGAGGACGGCCTGCCGGCGGTCGACCGGGAGTTCTACCTCGGCCAGCACGAGATCTACACGAACGGGTCGGTCGGCGAGGAGGGCCACCACGGCTTCGACTTCGACGCCATGCTCGCCGAGCAGCCCACGTACGTCGTCTTCAACGGTCAGGCCGACGGTTTCACCGAGGACGGCGTCGGGCCGATGCGCGCCGAAGTCGGCGAGACCGCCCGCGTCTACTTCGCCAACGGCGGTCCGAACCTGCTGAGTTCGTGGCACCCGATCGGCAACGTCTGGAGCCGGTTCTACCGCGACGGCGACCTCCTGACCGAGCCCGAGCGCAACATCGAGACGGCGCCCGTGGCGCCGGGGACGACCGCCGCGGCCGAACTGGAGTTCCCCGTGCCGGGTCCCGTCAAGGTCGTCGACCACGCACTAACCCGCGCGGCTCGGCGGGGTGCGCTCGCGATCATCGACGTCGACGGCGAGTCGAATCCCGAGATCTACGATTCGAACCCGTGAGAACCGACCTTCGAAAACCGACGTACGACGGGTAATCGGACTCCGTTTCCAGCGCAGTTAGAACGATGCAAACCGGAACAAACTCCCCCGTCCCAGTCTCCGATAGCAGCGAGAAACCCGGGGCCGATCAACGCGCTGTCCGCCCATGAGGAACGATACCGACGGCGACCGGATCCGAGTCACGGTAACCGTGACCGAGGACGATTCGATCGAACAGCTCGTCGACTGCGTCGAGGACGTGGTCGACGCTCGCATCGTCGACGCGCCCGACTCGAGTCGCCGCCCGACGACGCTCCGAATCGACGTCCGGGACGTGACGCCGAAACAGTGGGAAGCGCTCGAGGTCGCTTTCGAGCAGGGATACTTCGACTGCCCTCGAGAGACGGATCTCGAGACGCTCGCGACGAAGCTTTCGATCTCGAAGTCGGCGGTCTCCCAGCGCCTTCGCGCGGCCGAGTCGACGCTCCTTCGGGCGATCGTCGAGGCGACTCGAGCGCCCGGATCGCACGACACGGAGACAGCGGCCGAACCGGAGCCGGAGCCCGAAACGCGATAGCCGGCCGAGCGTTACTCTCCGGTCAGCCCTTCGCTCGCGGGCACGAAGGCGATCTTCTCCCCGCGACCCTCGCGTTCGGCGCGCTCGGAGCGCAGGTGGGCCGATTCGACGGTCGAACGCTACGTATCGGTGGAACCAGCGTCCTTCGGTAGTATGTACATCTTTTATACTGGGAGATCTCATCCACGTATATGCGAGACGCGTATCTCGTCGGTGCGGGGCAGTCGGACTACGGGGCGTTCCCGGAGGAGAGCTACCGGTCGCTGTTCCGGACGGCGTTCGAAGCGGCGACGGAGAGCGTACCGAACGGGATCGGCGGCGCGGACGTCGACGAGGCGTTCATCGGCAACCTCGGCGTCGGCGGTCGGCAGCTCGGGCTCTCGGGGCCCGCAGTGACCGAACACGTCGGCCTCGGGGGCGTCCCCTGTACGCGCGTCGAGAACGCCTGCGCGGCCAGCGGCTTCGCCGTCCGCCAGGCCGTCCAGGCGGTCAAGTCGGGGATGGCCGACGTCGTCCTGGCCGGCGGCTTCGAGATCATGTCCGATATGAGCTCCGACGCGACGAAGTACTGGCTCGGCGTCTCCGGCGAGACCGAGTGGGAGCGGCTCTCCGGGACGACCTTCTCCGGCGTTTACGCCCAGATGGCCTCGGTCCACATGGAGCGATACGGCACCACGCGCGAACAGCTCTCTCGGGTCGCCGTCAAGAACCACGCCAACGGCGCGAAGAACCCCCACGCCCAGTTAGGGTTCGAGTGTTCGCTCGAGGACGCCGAGTCCGCCCCCGTCGTCGCGGACCCCCTGAACCTCTATCACTGCTGTCCGACCTCCGACGGCGCTGCCTGCGCCCTGATCGTCAGCGAGGACGTGGTCGACGACTACACCGACGACCCGATCCGGATCGCGGGCGTCGGCGCGGGCAGCGACGACGTCGGCCTCTTCCAGCGCGACACCTACACCGGGGTCCCCGCGAGCCGGCGGGCCGCCGAATCGGCCTACGAGATGGCCGGCGTCGGGCCGGACGACCTCGACTTCGCCGAGGTCCACGACTGCTTCGCCATCGCCGAACTGCTGGCCTACGAGGATCTGGGCTTCTGCGAACGCGGCGAGGCCGGCGACCTGATCGAGTCCGGCGCGACCGAACTCGGCGGCGATCTCCCCGTCAACACCTCCGGCGGTCTCAAGTCCAAGGGCCACCCCATCGGCGCGACCGGCGCCGGACAGGTCGTCGAGGCGTTCAAACAGCTCTCCGGCGAGGCCGGCGAGCGACAGGTCGAGAACCCGACCCGCGGCCTGACCCACAACGTCGGCGGCAGCGGCGGTGCCGCCGTCGTTCACGTGTTCGAGAAGGAGCGGGAGGTGAGCGCCTGATGACCGCGATCACCGGCGTCGGCGCGTACGCACCGCGGTTCCGCATCACGGCGGAGGCGTTCGAGGAGGCGTGGGGCCAGTTCCAGGCCGCCGGCATCACCGAGAAGGCCGTCCCCGCGGCCGACGAGGACCCGCTGACGATGGGCTACGAGGCCGCGACGCGGGCCCTCGAGGCCGCGGCCGTCGATCCCGAATCGGTCGACTGGCTCGCCTTCGCCGCCTCACGACCGCCCGAGGCCGAGGAGGACCTGACCGCACGACTGGGCGCGATGCTCGCCCTCGACGAATCGACGACCCAGCAGCTGTTCACCGGCAGCACGCGCGCCGGAACGCGGGCGATCTGGGCCGGTATGGACGCGATCGACGCCGATTCTACCACCGGACTCGTCGTCGCGGCCGACGCACCGAAGGGCGACCCCGACGACGACGTCGACCACGCCGCGGGCGCCGGCGCGGCCGCGTTCGTCCTCGAGAGCGGTGCGTCGGAGACGCATCCAAGTCCCGGCGAGGGGGCCGCCGAGATCGTCGACCGCGCCGAGTACGCCGTTCCGTACCCGGGCACCCGATTCCGAAACACCGGCGAGGACGAGACGCGGGGACTGGGCGTCACGCAGTACGACCGCGCCGCGTTCACCGAGACGATCGGCGGCGCCGTCGACGGCCTCGAGACCGATCCGGATCCCGACGCGGCGGCGATCCAGGCACCCGACGGCAAACTCCCCTACCGCGCCGCGGGTGCGGCGGGCGTGAGCACCGACGAGATTCGGGCCGCCGCGGCGGTCCACGACCTCGGCGATCTGGGCGCCGCGAGCGTTCCCGTCTCGCTGGCGAGCGCGCTCGAGGACGGCTACGAGTCGATCCTCGCGGTCGCCCACGGCAGCGGCGCGGGCGCTGACGCGCTGGTCGTCGAAGCCGACGGCGACGTGCCCGCGGAGACGGCACTCGAGGGCGACGATACCCTCTCCTACGCCGAGTACCTGCGCCAGCGCGGCGTCGTCACGACCGGCCCGCCGTCGGGCGGCGGCGCCTACGTCAGCGTCCCCTCCTGGCGGCGGTCGATTCCCCAGCGCTACCGGCTCGAGGCCGGCCGCTGTCCCGACTGCGGCGCGCTCTCGTTCCCGCCGGAGGGCGCCTGCGCCGACTGCGGGGCGCTCGTCGAGTACGAGCCGGTCGAGCTCCCCGGCACTGGGACCGTCGAGGCCGTCACGACCATCTCCCAGGGCGGCGCGCCGCCGGAGTTCGCCGAGCAGCAGGCCCGCTCGGGCGACTACGCGGCGGCGATCGTCGCCCTCGAAAGCAGCGTTGCGTCGGAGACGCAACGAGCAGACGGTGATAGCGCGGAGCAAAGCTCCGCGGACCGTTCGAGCGGGCAACGCCCGCGAGAAGAAGCCGTCGACGATGACGGCAGCGAGACGGTCAGCGTCTCCGCGATGGGCACCGACGCCGCGCCCGAGGCGTTCGCGGTCGGCGACCGGATCGAGACGACGATCCGCCGCATCTACACGCAGGAGGGCGTGACCCGCTACGGGTTCAAGGTCCGTCCCGCGGAGTAGGTCGTCGGCGACTCGAGGCCCTCACCGACGGATCCGAA from Haloterrigena sp. KLK7 includes these protein-coding regions:
- the nirK gene encoding copper-containing nitrite reductase encodes the protein MTSNTDSRRRFLQTTGAATALAIAGCLGGTSDDGDGAAQDTDAETGDDADLSTAESVDVDRVARDPTDVPDPVDWNEPREHDVTIRTERVTAEIEPGVTFDYMTFEGRVPGPMIRVRRGDRVTLTFEVPGDLNVTNHNMDFHAVYGPGGGADATTISPDDGPAQISFRAEYPGVFIYHCAIPNMDQHISAGMFGSILVEPEDGLPAVDREFYLGQHEIYTNGSVGEEGHHGFDFDAMLAEQPTYVVFNGQADGFTEDGVGPMRAEVGETARVYFANGGPNLLSSWHPIGNVWSRFYRDGDLLTEPERNIETAPVAPGTTAAAELEFPVPGPVKVVDHALTRAARRGALAIIDVDGESNPEIYDSNP
- a CDS encoding helix-turn-helix domain-containing protein; this translates as MRNDTDGDRIRVTVTVTEDDSIEQLVDCVEDVVDARIVDAPDSSRRPTTLRIDVRDVTPKQWEALEVAFEQGYFDCPRETDLETLATKLSISKSAVSQRLRAAESTLLRAIVEATRAPGSHDTETAAEPEPEPETR
- a CDS encoding zinc ribbon domain-containing protein, with the protein product MTAITGVGAYAPRFRITAEAFEEAWGQFQAAGITEKAVPAADEDPLTMGYEAATRALEAAAVDPESVDWLAFAASRPPEAEEDLTARLGAMLALDESTTQQLFTGSTRAGTRAIWAGMDAIDADSTTGLVVAADAPKGDPDDDVDHAAGAGAAAFVLESGASETHPSPGEGAAEIVDRAEYAVPYPGTRFRNTGEDETRGLGVTQYDRAAFTETIGGAVDGLETDPDPDAAAIQAPDGKLPYRAAGAAGVSTDEIRAAAAVHDLGDLGAASVPVSLASALEDGYESILAVAHGSGAGADALVVEADGDVPAETALEGDDTLSYAEYLRQRGVVTTGPPSGGGAYVSVPSWRRSIPQRYRLEAGRCPDCGALSFPPEGACADCGALVEYEPVELPGTGTVEAVTTISQGGAPPEFAEQQARSGDYAAAIVALESSVASETQRADGDSAEQSSADRSSGQRPREEAVDDDGSETVSVSAMGTDAAPEAFAVGDRIETTIRRIYTQEGVTRYGFKVRPAE
- a CDS encoding thiolase domain-containing protein, with amino-acid sequence MRDAYLVGAGQSDYGAFPEESYRSLFRTAFEAATESVPNGIGGADVDEAFIGNLGVGGRQLGLSGPAVTEHVGLGGVPCTRVENACAASGFAVRQAVQAVKSGMADVVLAGGFEIMSDMSSDATKYWLGVSGETEWERLSGTTFSGVYAQMASVHMERYGTTREQLSRVAVKNHANGAKNPHAQLGFECSLEDAESAPVVADPLNLYHCCPTSDGAACALIVSEDVVDDYTDDPIRIAGVGAGSDDVGLFQRDTYTGVPASRRAAESAYEMAGVGPDDLDFAEVHDCFAIAELLAYEDLGFCERGEAGDLIESGATELGGDLPVNTSGGLKSKGHPIGATGAGQVVEAFKQLSGEAGERQVENPTRGLTHNVGGSGGAAVVHVFEKEREVSA